The genomic stretch TTTAAATCGGCTTGGGCTTCCAAGGCTAATTTAAAATCAAATTTAGATTCCGTACCATCTGCCTGGGGTTTTATGATGATACTGTTATTCGCTTTTTCCACAAGGACCAGAAATCCGGGATTAAAGGGAGGCTTCAATTCAAGGTCATCAAATTCTATTTCGTAATCGGCGTCGGGGTTATTATTCAAAGATATGGTTTGGTTTTTTTGTTGTATTCCCAAAAATAGATTATCAATTGCGGTGTTCTCAATGTTATTAACCAATATTGTCACAAAATCTAACTGTTCAAATATATCATCATCGTCCTCTTTCTTATCACTCCCTCCCTTTCTGCCGAATAAATCTTCATCTCCCTTAGGGAGGGCATCCAAATTCAATTTAACATACGTTGTGTTGATGCCAGCTTTATTTTTAAACGTTACTTCCTGTGAAATATTATTCTTATCTTTGAGAGGAACGGAAAATTTTAACGGCAATTTTATAACCAGGTCAACCTTAACCGAGGCGCCCGTCTTAACGGTTCCATCAATTTCAAAACCCAGGGTGACAGGAGAGTTGGCATTAAATGCAACATTAAGATCGGTGGTAGGATCAGCGGGCAGCGGATCAACCCATGTTTTAACATTTTTTCCCTTCTCCACAAATGCAGTTGTAATGAAATTGTTTGTACCATCAATTCCAGCATCAGACAGCAGTGTCGTTGTTTGTTTGGAAATTGTATAGCTTAGAGTCATTGTACCGCTGGTCATTCCGGCTACATATAAATACGCAGGAACCGAATCAAAGCTAACGCCCCCTAAGAAATTCGTAATCTCGTGTAAAGCCAAGTTTGGAATGGTACCCGAAAATTTGCTGCCCTTATCATCCCTTAATGGTATATCTATCGGTGCATCATACGGCGACGGCACCGTAAACTCCGGAATTAACGGGAAGCTTATCAAATAGGTCTGAACGCCGTCATCACCTGTCGCATTGATATCGCCCCGATACGTATATATACGGCTGGTAGAATTATTCCCTCCCAACTGGTCCTTTAAGCCATCCACATTAAGGAACTTATCAACCAGGGTATTGTCACTCCCAAAGGGGCTGCCCAGGTTAAGATATACCCCCGGATGACCTTTAACGCTTACTGACTGTGGTATTTCACAGGCAACCACTACACAAAAACAGAGTATTCCGGTAAAAACGGCATATAACTTACTACGCATCAAAAAACCCCCTGGATCTTGCTATCAATGAGACATACTATATCATTACTATGGAACTAATGCAATATTTTAAAAAAACGATTTATTTTAAATCAAGGCCGGCCACGCCATCCACGGGCAGAGAAAAGATGATCCCCCCCGCTTTTGAGGAAATGCCAAAGGCCTGGCTTACCGCCTGCATGATCGGCGCCTTCTTTTCACGGGTGGACAGGATGGTGATAATTTCTTTTTCGTCCTGAACGGAGATACCGAAAAATTTAACCGGCCCCTGATGAACGATACCGCGGGCATTAATCACGGTACCGCCGGTGGCCCCGGCTTCCCGGGCCACGGCCATAAATTCATCGCTATAACCCTGGTTTACCACCGACACTATCAAATCGAATTTAGTTTCGGAAATCACTTTCTCCGCCTCCGCTTCTAACGAAATTTTAAAGTTCTTCTCTATACTTACCTTAAAAACCTGCAAAATAGGCTGATTTATCCCCGAAAGAGGAAGGGTAAAAGAAATCCCGGCGCCGGGGTTGTGGAGACCAATCTTCTTGGTAACCTCCTTCAAAAGCGGCGCTACCCCAACATCCTGTTCCAGACACATGATCACCGCTTTCTCGGTACTACCTATTCCCAAAAGGTCCAGGATATCAGAACTGGCGGTACCCCGGCCCTTAACGATATAGTGGAACCGGACCTTTTCCTGCTCACAAATATCCGTAACCACCCGGGCCTTAGTCCAGTCAACGATAAAGATTACACATTTTAACAGGGGTATTCTTACCCCATTACTATCTATCATTAGAGGATCCCTCCACTCCGTATTCAACAATCTCTCCGGCTCCGGTGCTATCCAGGGCCTGTGCTGCCGCACGTTTCGTCGCGGTCCTGATCTTATGGCCGTAAAGCAATCCCATGATCTGTATAACAATCAGGGGGGTCATGGCAATCATGGCAACGATACCGAAGGCATCTTTCATCAGGTCCCCCCCAACGCCCTGGCAGGTCCCCATGGCCAGGGGCAGCAGGAAGGTAGAGGTCATGGGGCCGGAACACACGCCGCCGGAGTCAAAGGCAATACCGGTAAAAATCTTGGGAACAAAGAACGTAAGGGCCAGGGCCAGGACATAGCCGGGAACCAGGATATACATGATGGGTATCCCCACCAGGATACGGACCATGGTGATACCCAGGGCGGCGGCCATGCCGATGGAGAGCCCCTGTTTCATGGCCTTTTGGGGTATGGTACCCTGGGAAATCTCCTCGACCTGTTTATTCAACACATGGACCGCAGGTTCCGCCGCCACGATATAGTACCCGATCAGAATGCTCAGGGGAACCAGAATCCACTTAAAAGGGGAGGAAGCCAACTGTTCCCCCAGGAAATGGCCCACGGGGATAAAGCCTACATTGACCCCGGTTAGGAATACCACCAGGCCGATGAAGGTGTACAGAAACCCGATAAGGATACGGCCGATCTGGTGTTTTTTATACCGGTTGGAAACAAGCTGGAAAATAATAAAGAACACCACGATAGCCGCCAGGGCCAGGAACACATCCTCGGTATAGCGGGGAAATTCAATGGCGAAGTGTTTGATCACATCCCGGGAGGTATTAACCTCGGGAATGGCGAAGATCGCCACATCCGCCCCGCTGGGCCTGAAGAAGACCCCCAGTAAAAGGACCATCAGAATCGGGCCGATACTGCAAAGGGCTACCAGACCAAAGCTGTCGTCCTGGGAGTTCCTGTCGCTCCGTACCGAGGCGACGCCGACACCCATGGCCAGGATGAAGGGTACGGTCATGGGGCCCGTGGTAACCCCTCCGGAGTCAAAGGCCACGGGGATAAAGTCGGTCAGGAAGCTGTACCGGGGGATCATGGGGATAAAAATAATAACCGCAAACAAAATGCCGTAAAAAATTAAGAGCAACACCGAAAGCCGTATCTTAAAAAGGATACGGAATATCGCCAAGGCCAGGAATAACCCCACCCCGATGGCAACGGCCAAAATCAGCTGTAGTGGAGGAACCGCAGGTACCTGGGCGGCCAAGACTTGAAGGTCCGGCTCGGCGATGGTGATGATGAGCCCCATGAAAAAGCAGATAACCAAGGTCAGGATCAGTTTAGTGGTCTTGGTAAGCTGAACCCCTATACCTTCCCCCATGGGCATCATGGACATATCCGCCCCAAGAGTAAAAAACCCCATTCCCACGATAAGCAGGGCCGCGCCGACTATGAACATCAG from Treponema primitia ZAS-1 encodes the following:
- a CDS encoding P-II family nitrogen regulator, whose product is MIDSNGVRIPLLKCVIFIVDWTKARVVTDICEQEKVRFHYIVKGRGTASSDILDLLGIGSTEKAVIMCLEQDVGVAPLLKEVTKKIGLHNPGAGISFTLPLSGINQPILQVFKVSIEKNFKISLEAEAEKVISETKFDLIVSVVNQGYSDEFMAVAREAGATGGTVINARGIVHQGPVKFFGISVQDEKEIITILSTREKKAPIMQAVSQAFGISSKAGGIIFSLPVDGVAGLDLK
- a CDS encoding DUF1538 domain-containing protein, translated to MNKILKEKIREAYSSVLPISVIVLVASVVLVPMPTGTILMFIVGAALLIVGMGFFTLGADMSMMPMGEGIGVQLTKTTKLILTLVICFFMGLIITIAEPDLQVLAAQVPAVPPLQLILAVAIGVGLFLALAIFRILFKIRLSVLLLIFYGILFAVIIFIPMIPRYSFLTDFIPVAFDSGGVTTGPMTVPFILAMGVGVASVRSDRNSQDDSFGLVALCSIGPILMVLLLGVFFRPSGADVAIFAIPEVNTSRDVIKHFAIEFPRYTEDVFLALAAIVVFFIIFQLVSNRYKKHQIGRILIGFLYTFIGLVVFLTGVNVGFIPVGHFLGEQLASSPFKWILVPLSILIGYYIVAAEPAVHVLNKQVEEISQGTIPQKAMKQGLSIGMAAALGITMVRILVGIPIMYILVPGYVLALALTFFVPKIFTGIAFDSGGVCSGPMTSTFLLPLAMGTCQGVGGDLMKDAFGIVAMIAMTPLIVIQIMGLLYGHKIRTATKRAAAQALDSTGAGEIVEYGVEGSSNDR